From Epinephelus lanceolatus isolate andai-2023 chromosome 2, ASM4190304v1, whole genome shotgun sequence, one genomic window encodes:
- the tdp1 gene encoding tyrosyl-DNA phosphodiesterase 1: MSQDSLHGKWTISSSDDDDEALPLSGTTTSKPHRPAVSSHSSHPPASAPSPKLEPVKATVEVKPEPARTPVSSLVIGSEARQSAAANQLNPVKHESSPSLAGKRKKDVSDGSGWALSDSDDDDGDVKGKSLSNPPKKAPPSPKAKKPKVENERPPSPHSRLYYIDEPEDFFESSIPCLNDTYRFYLNKVTGLDRKYNSGALHIRDILSPLFGTLKESVQFNYCFDIAWMVKQYPPEFRDRPVLIVHGDKREAKARLVQQAQPFPHVRFCQAKLDIAFGTHHTKMMLLWYEEGFRVIITTSNLIRADWYQKSQGMWMSPMFPRLPKGSSTSAGESPTFFKRDLLEYLAAYRAPELEEWIQRIKEYDLSETRVYLVGSTPGRYVGSDMERWGHLRLRKLLYDHTDPVPGEERWPVIGQFSSIGSMGLDKTKWLTGEFQRTMTTLGKSSHRSDPPMHLLYPSVEDVRTSLEGYPAGGSLPYSIQTAQKQLWLHSFFHRWKANVTGRSHAMPHIKTYMRVSPDFTQLAWFLVTSSNLSKAAWGALEKNNTQVMVRSYELGVLFVPSAFNMKTFPVNKNPFPVSSSASGFPVPFDLPPTCYSPKDQPWIWNIPYSQAPDTHGNIWVPS; this comes from the exons ATGTCTCAGGACAGTCTGCATGGCAAGTGGACCATCTCcagcagtgatgatgatgacgaggcTCTTCCTCTTTCTGGGACTACAACATCTAAGCCCCACCGACCTGCTGTATCCAGTCACAGCTCACATCCTCCTGCCTCTGCTCCCAGCCCCAAACTGGAACCAGTGAAAGCTACTGTGGAGGTGAAACCAGAACCAGCTAGAACCCCTGTATCCTCACTTGTCATTGGCTCTGAGGCCAGACAGTCAGCAGCAGCCAACCAGTTAAATCCAGTGAAGCATGAAAGTAGTCCATCATTGGCTGGGAAGCGGAAGAAAGATGTGTCAGACGGCTCAGGCTGGGCTCTCTcagacagtgatgatgatgacggaGATGTGAAGGGGAAGAGCCTCAGTAACCCGCCAAAGAAGGCGCCCCCGAGTCCCAAAGCAAAGAAACCGAAGGTGGAGAACGAGCGCCCTCCAAGTCCCCACAGCCGGCTCTACTATATCGATGAGCCAGAGGACTTCTTTGAGTCCAGTATACCTTGTCTAAATGACACCTACAGGTTTTACCTCAACAAAGTCACAGGCCTGGACAGAAAGTACAACAGTGGAGCTCTGCACATCAGAG ACATTCTCTCTCCATTATTTGGGACCTTGAAAGAGTCGGTTCAG TTTAACTACTGCTTTGATATTGCCTGGATGGTGAAGCAGTACCCACCAGAGTTTAG AGATCGTCCAGTTCTGATCGTCCATGGAGATAAGAGGGAGGCCAAGGCCCGGCTGGTCCAGCAGGCTCAACCTTTTCCACATGTTCGTTTCTGCCAG GCCAAGCTGGATATTGCTTTTGGAACTCACCACAC GAAGATGATGTTGCTGTGGTATGAGGAAGGCTTCAGAGTCATCATTACGACCTCCAACCTCATCAGAGCTGACTGGTACCAGAAATCACAAGG GATGTGGATGAGCCCCATGTTTCCACGGTTACCAAAGGGCAGCAGCACGAGTGCAGGTGAGTCGCCAACCTTCTTTAAGAGGGACCTATTGGAATACCTGGCAGCATACCGTGCACCAGAGCTCGAGGAATGGATCCAACGAATCAAAGAGTACGACCTGTCAGAGACCAG GGTTTATTTGGTCGGCTCGACCCCAGGGAGATATGTTGGCTCAGACATGGAGCGCTGGGGCCACCTGAGGCTGAGGAAG CTGTTGTATGACCACACAGACCCTGTTCCCGGAGAGGAGAGGtggcctgtgattggccagtTCTCCAGCATCGGCTCTATGGGACTGGATAAGACCAAATggttgacaggggaatttcagCGCACCATGACCACACTGGGGAAATCCTCTCATCGCTCAGACCCCCCCATGCACTTG CTGTATCCATCAGTCGAAGATGTGAGGACTAGTTTAGAAGGCTATCCAG CGGGAGGCTCTCTTCCCTACAGCATCCAGACAGCTCAGAAACAACTGTGGCTCCACTCCTTCTTCCA CCGTTGGAAGGCGAATGTGACAGGAAGGAGTCATGCCATGCCACACATCAAGACATATATGAGGGTGTCACCAGATTTCACTCAGCTCGCTTGGTTCCTCGTCACAAG TTCCAACCTGTCCAAAGCAGCGTGGGGTGCGCTGGAGAAGAACAACACTCAGGTGATGGTTCGCTCATACGAGCTGGGAGTCCTCTTTGTGCCCTCCGCCTTT AACATGAAGACGTTCCCTGTTAACAAAAATCCGTTTCCTGTCTCCTCATCTGCCTCTGGTTTCCCTGTGCCATTTGACCTCCCCCCCACATGCTACTCTCCTAAAG atCAGCCGTGGATCTGGAACATTCCTTACAGCCAGGCTCCCGACACACACGGCAACATCTGGGTTCcctcctga